Within Candidatus Abyssobacteria bacterium SURF_5, the genomic segment TTTGTCAATCCTCTTCAGAAGTGGGGGAGAGGCCCGAGTTTGTTTCAACGAGGAGAGCAAGCGTCCGCTCCACCCGTTCGACGTCGACCGTGGTGTTCTTGCACGGACCGTTCGGACGCTCATTGAGGATTCCCAAAACCGGGAGCGGCAGTGAATCCCGAATGCCGGAAATCATGTCGCGCTCGCATGCCACCGCCAGCACAAAATCAGGCCGCGTGTCGATTATCGCGCGGCGAGCGGCCGATCCGCCGCCGACAACCCGCATTGGCACTTTGTAGCGATCGCCGATCCGAACCAACTCCGGAATCTTGCACTTCCCGCAGGCATGACAATTATGGATGTCGGCATTGATGCGGTGCGGGCATTCCCAATCCTGGAGGCAATGGGGAAAGAGAAGCAGCATCTTCTGAGGCGGATATTTTTTCCTCGACTGCAAGATCAGCCGGTTGTTTTTTTCAATAAAGAAA encodes:
- a CDS encoding DUF116 domain-containing protein, whose product is MKRTVSTDATAPKRSMIMNVVYPVYRAAGRLFGISGDSIDDFFIEKNNRLILQSRKKYPPQKMLLLFPHCLQDWECPHRINADIHNCHACGKCKIPELVRIGDRYKVPMRVVGGGSAARRAIIDTRPDFVLAVACERDMISGIRDSLPLPVLGILNERPNGPCKNTTVDVERVERTLALLVETNSGLSPTSEED